The genomic DNA GTGTCATCGAGGTCGAGCGCGGCCAGCTGTGCCGGTCCCCGCGGGGCTCCGGCGCGTAGGTGCACGATGTAGTCGATCGCGCTCGCCGCCTGCACCGCGGTGGACTCCGGCGACATACCTGCGAGGGCTCCCATGGCCAAGAGACGGGCGGGAACCGCTTCGGCGCCGCTGGCATGGATGGTGCCGCCGGCGCCATCGTGGCCCGTGTTCATCGCCGCAAGAAAATCGCGCACTTCGGCCCCGCGGCACTCACCGACAATCAATCGGTCCGGGCGCATACGCAAGGATTCGGCCACCAGTTCGCTCAGCCCCACCGACCCAGCGCCTTCGACATTGCCGGGCCGGGTCTGCATCCCAATCACGTGCGGATGCGCTGGTGCGAGCTCGCGAGCATCTTCGCAGATCACGAGGCGCTCCGCGGGCCCCACTTCGGCGAGCAACGCCGAGAGCAACGTCGTCTTACCGCTTCCCGTGCCACCGGAAATCAGGAAGTTGGCTCGGGACGTCACCAGCGCACGCAACACCGCGGACCAGCCATCGTGGTCACCCACCAACTCGTCCAGCCGGGCGGACGTGGTGCGGCGGACTCGAATGGACAGCAGCGGGGCGGCCGCGATGGGTGGGAGAACGGCATGAATACGGTAATGATCGACGACGACGTCGCCGTAGGGCGCCGCCTCGTCCAACCGTTGACCACACGACGTGAACAAGCGGGTGGCCAAACGAATCACGTCCTCCGGACTCAATTGATCGGGCTGACGGGTCAGACCGTCAGCGCCGTCCGTCCACACCCAGCCGGCTTCATCGACCAAGACGTCCGTCACGGCGACCGAGTCCGCGTGGACTTGCAACGGTCCCAGGCCGGTCAGCTCCTCTTGGAGCAGCCGGATCACCTCGCTCGCACTGCCGCTGCCGACGACGAGCCCGGAGGCGCGGACGGCATCCGCGACATCTGCGCCCGTCAGGACGCCGCCCTGCTCGAGCGCCCGCGTCCTCACCAATTCGAGAATTCGAGTATCCAGCGGGCGCTTCATGCGGTCCACCACGCCTCCAACGGGCGAAGCGCGCGGCGCACCGCGCGCGTCCGCGCGGCGGCCGGAACCCCGACCTCCGCCACGTGCTGCAGCCGCCGCAGCCGAGGCACGTGCAACAACGGCTCGAGCCCCGCTGCTGCCGCAATGGATGGAACATCCTGCCCGCCCGACAGGGCGCCCACGACCGCCGCGTGATGGCCCTCCACGCGCACCGCTTTCGGTACGGCCCACGCTCGCTCGGCGGGCACGACGACGATCGAACCGTCCGCGGGCGCTTCGGCATCCCCGCGAGGCGCCCCCACACGGCACCGGCCCGCGTCGACCACCACGACCTCGAAGGCCTGACGCGCCGCTGCCATGACCTCGGCCAGCGTTTGCGGCCTGACCGCATCGCCCGGCGCTGCCCACGTCAGATACGAGAAGCCCGCAGCCTGCGGCAGCACCTCCGCAAGTTGCCGGCCCGGGACCCGCCCGACGGTGGAGGAAATGTCCTGCCAGCCCAGCCCCACGGAGTCGCGGCCCGCGAGACCCAGCGCCGGGCCGAGGCCGGAGCTCGCGCGGTCCGCATCGATGAGGAGCGTGCTCCGGCCAGCGGCTGCTGCAAGGCTTGCCGTGAGAAGGGCCAGCGTCGTCGTACCCGCGCCGCCGGTAAGCCCGGAAAACTCCACCACGGCTCCGGCTCCCTGCCGGAGGCCCCGTTCGCCGAGGTACTCTCCGAGCCAGGCGGCGGCCTCCGGTACGACGGCGACGCGGGCCCCGGGGTGACGGGCCGCGGCCTGCCAGAGCTGGTCAGCGTGCTCGACCGAACCCAACAGGATGACGGCAGCCGCCGTCAGCTGGCCGACGCGTTCGAGCTGATCGTGGCCGACGATGACCACCGCGTCCCTCTGCTGCGCTTCCTGCGCCACCTCGCCGACCAACAGTTCGGTGCCCGCCGCCGCGGCAATCAAGGCGACCTGGTCGATGAGTCGAGTATCTCGGCTGACCAACCATGCGGCTGGCGGCTGGTCAGCCGTACCGGCCGCCGGCGGAGACTCGGGCTCGTGAAACACGGAAGAGGCGCGCTGAGGCACCCGGCTGAGTCCACCCGGCGGCTGGGGGATGAAGGTTTGCAGGCTCATACCGCCACCTTGAGGGCACTCCTCGGCCCGGCACTAGGGCCGCGGACCCGCCTGTGGACACCTCCGCCCGCTCGCGGCCATGTGGACGCCGAGTGCTCGCCCCGCGGCGCCGACCACGCGCCGTCGAGCATGAACGGGCCCGCCCACTGTGTGCTCGGCGCCTGCCACAATAAGAGACGTGCCCACGCCAATGCCTCGTCCCGCCTTCATCGCCGTCGCGACCGCCGCCACCGGCGAGGCCCGCGACTTCGACGTGCACGCTCTGCGCGGCGAGGCGGCCTCGGCCAACAACCGGTCGCAGAAGGAGTCCTTGCGCGCGGCCGGGGACTTCAGCGAGGAAGAGCCGGCCGGCGTCGTCCTCCTCCTCGGGCCGGATGCCCGCCCGCTCGCTGCCCCGATGCGCTTTAGCTATCAAGACATTGGAGACCTCGTCACGTGGGGCGAGGGGCGCGGGGCGCGCTGGGTCTGGGAATCGACCCGCTACTGGTACGGCATGTTCCTCTCCGATTCGATGACGCTGGCTAAGTGCTGGGACGTCGGCCTCAGCCGGACGATCCTGCGGCGCTCGCCGGTCACGCAGGCCGGTGAGTACGCCGCCAACGCGCCAGCGCCGGATGACGCGCTCGATCAAGCCGCCCCCTCCCCCACCGCTCCGCCCGCGCAAGGCTCCCTGTTCGCCGCCCCCTCCCCGCGCGGCGCACCGGTCGAGCAGGTGGCCGCTGAATTCGCCGCCCAACGCGCCGCGCTGCCGAACACGCCCGCCGGGCGCAAGCTGCACCTCCTTCTCACCGCCGAGTCCACGGGTGCGCTCATCGCCGCGGAAATCCGGGCTACCGGCATGCCGTGGGATCGCCAGAGGCATCTGGAGTTGCTCGCCGAGCAACTCGGCCCACGGCCGGCCGAGGGACACCGCCCCGCGCGGTTGGAAGCGGCGGCCGACGAGCTCCGGCAGCGGCTGGAGGCGCCGCGGCTCAACCCAGATTCGCCGCAGGAGGTACTGCGGGCCTTACACCGCGCGGGGATTGACGCCAAGAGCACCAGCGCGTGGGAACTGGCGGAGTATCACCATCCCGCGCTGGAGGCCCTCGAGGCTTACAAGAAACTCTCCCGGCTCTATACGGCCAACGGGTGGGCCTGGTTGGATGCGTGGATTCGGGAGAATCGGTTTTGGCCGGACTACACGGTCGGCGGAGTGGTCACGGGCCGTTGGTCGGCCCGCGGCGGCGGCGCCTTGCAGATTCCTGCCACGGTGCGTTCTGCGGTGCGGGCGGAATACGGCCACCGGCTGGTGGTCGCGGATGCGGCGCAACTCGAGCCGCGCATTCTGGCCGCGATGAGTCAGGATCAGGCGTTGGCCATCGCCTCCACGGGGAGCGATCTGTATCAAGCGGTGGCGAATCGAGGCTTTGGCGGAGACCGGGCCGATGCCAAGCTCGCAATGCTGGGCGCCATGTACGGGCAAACCAGCGGGGAAGCGGGACGGCTCATGCCCCAGCTGCGCCGCACCTACCCCGACGCGGTGGGCTTGATCGATGCCGCCGCGCGCGCAGGCGAAGCGGGCCGCACGGTGGCCACGTTCCTCGGACGTGGCAGCCCCGGCCCGGACGAGGCCTTCGTGGCCGCGCATCGGGCCGCGGGCGCGCTCGACGCCGGCGCTGCCGAGCAGCAACGGGCCGAGCAGGTGGCGCGGACGCGCGGGCGATTCACCCGCAACTTTGTGGTGCAGGGAACCGCCGCCGAGTGGGCGCTGTGCTGGCTGGGCCAGATCCGGCTCGGTCTGCGCCAGCGCCTACCGGATCTCAGCTCGCGGATTGTGTTCTTTCTCCACGATGAAGTCATGCTGCATGTACCCGAACAACAGGTCAGCACCGTGGTGGAGATCGTCGAGCAGGCGGCGGCGACGGCCACGGAGCTCGTGTTCCGGCATGACCTCGTGGAGACGCCGGTCTCTGTCGTCGTGGTCGATTCCTACGATCAAGCCAAGTAGGCCGCGACCCCGGCCCTAGTTCACGCGCAGCTCCCGCGTTGCATCCCAGGGCAGGGTCCACCCCAACTCATCAAATAGGCGCGAGAGCACAATGGCCGTAAACCCCCAAATGAGTGGCGTGTCATCGACAGAAAAGGCCGGAGACGCATACCTGTTCTCGCCACGGACGACGACGGCGCTCACCCGGTGGCGCGCGTCCAGCAAATCCGCCACGGGGACCCGAAACACGTGCGCGGACTCACCGGGGTCGACGACGCCGACCGCCGACGGCCGCGCCCACCATCCCAGCACCGGAGTCACCAGAAAGTTGCTCACGGGAAGCTCGGTTTCGTTGAGCTCGCCGATGACGTCGACGCCAGCCGGATCGAGGCCGGTTTCCTCTTCCGCCTCACGCAGAGCGGCGCCAATGGCCCCGTCATCCCCAGGGTCCACCTTGCCGCCGGGAAAGGCCACCTGTCCGGCGTGCTGGCGCAGGGTGTCGGCCCGCTGCACAAACAACACATCCAAGTCCTCCGGCACCACCTCATGCGGGTTGTGGGCTGGCTGGTCGTCGAGCCGGCCGAAGAGGATCAAGACCGCTGCGTGCCGCAGCCCGGCCGGGTCGGGGCGAGCAAACCGCCACGACGACGGCAGGCGCGGGTCGGCCTGCCCGGCAGCGGCCAGTTCCGCATGCCGTGCGGCGAGACTCTCGAGCGCGGCGCGGGCCGCGGGCAACCGAGTCATCACGCGTCCAGCCCGTAGCCCATGGCCCGCAACTCGCGGCGGGTGCGGCCCGCCCGCATGAGCTCCAACAATTCTTGACGGCCGGGCGCCAGCTCGTACTTCAGCAGCTTGCGGGCGGCCACCGGTTCCGGCTCGCCCACCCCAAACGAGGGACATAGGTGGGCCACGGGGCAGGCACCACAGGCCGGTTTACGCGCGTGACAGACGCGCCGGCCATGGAAGACCACCACATGGGAGAGCATGGTCCAGTCCCGCTTCTCAAACAGGTCCCCGACCGCGTGTTCCACCTTGACGGGATCAGTTTCCTGGGTCCACCCGAAGCGCTGGGCGAGCCTACCGAAGTGGGTGTCGACGGTAATTCCCGGGACCCCGAACGCATTGCCGAGCACCACGTTCGCGGTCTTGCGACCCACGCCCGGCAGTTTCACGAGGTCCGCAAGACGCGGTGGGACTTGGCCGCCGTGGGAGTCCACCAATCGCTGGGCCAACGCCAGCAGATTCTTGGCTTTGGCTCGATAAAAACCGGTGGGACGAATGATCTCCTCCAACGCACCGGGATCGGCGCTGGCCATCGCCTGCGCGTCCGGGAAACGCGCGAAGAGAGCTGGAGTAATGGCGTTGACGCGCACGTCCGTGGTCTGCGCGGACAAAACGGTGGCCACCAAAAGCTCGAACGGGTTGCTGAAGTCCAGTTCCGGCACCGCGTACGGGTACGCCTCGACGAGCTCGCGGTAGGTCTTGCGGGCACGGCGCTTCAGCGCGAGATCACTCGGCGCTGGACTGGCGGCGGCTGGCATGGGCGGACTCCTTGCGGTCAATCGACGGAACTCACTCCCGACGAGCCTATCGGTACCCGGCCCCGCGCACGTGGGTGCCACTGGCCGACCGCTTACCGCAGAAAACGGCCCACCCATCGGCCCAATGTGACCCCCGGCACAGCCTGCGGCGTGCGGATGTGTAACCTGTGACACAGACTCATGTCAGTTTCACCGCGATTGAAAGGACTCGACGTGACGGATACGTCCTCCACGCTGGATAACCTCATGCATGAAACCCGCGCTTTCGAGCCCAGCGCCGACTTCGCCGCGCACGCCGTGGCGGATGCCTCGCGCTACGAGCGCGCTCAAGCCGACCGCCTCGGCTACTGGGCCGACCGAGCGCGCGAGGTCCTCACGTGGGATACCGACTTCACTGAAACCCTCGACTGGTCCGACGCCCCGGTGGCCAAGTGGTTCGTCGGCGGCAAGGTCAACGCGGCCTACAACGCGCTGGACCGTCACGTGGAGGCCGGTCACGGGGACCGGGTCGCCATCTACTTCGAGGGCGCCACGGGCGATTCGGCGACCTACACCTACGCGGAGCTGACGACGGCCGTGAAGCAGGCCGCGAACGCCTTCGAGTCTCTGGGCGTCTCCAAGGGAGACCGCGTGGCGGTTTACCTCCCCATGATCCCCGAGGCCGTGATCACCATGCTGGCGTGCGCCCGCATCGGTGCCATCCACTCGGTGGTCTTTGGCGGGTTCTCTGCGGACGCGCTGCGTTCGCGCATTGACGACGCCGAAGCCAAACTGGTGGTCACGGCGGACGGCACGTGGCGGCGCGGCAAGCCGAGCACCCTCAAGCCGGCCGTCGACGAAGCCCTCACGGCGCCCGGCCACTCCGTGGAGAACGTTCTGGTAGTCAAGCGCAATGGCGAGGAGACCGCGTGGAACGCGGACCTGGACCGGTGGTGGCACGACGTCGTTCCCGCCGCCAGCGAGGAGCACACCGCCGAAGCGCACGACGCCGAGCACCCGCTGTTCATCCTGTACACCTCCGGCACCACGGGCAAGCCCAAGGGCATCCTGCACACCACCGGCGGCTACCTCGTCCAGTCCGCGGCAACCCACAAGGACACCTTCGACCTACACCCCGAATCGGACGTGTACTGGTGCACGGCCGACGTCGGCTGGGTCACCGGTCACTCCTACGTCACCTATGCCCCGCTCATCAATGGCTCCACCCAAGTCATGTTTGAGGGCACCCCGGATAGCCCGCATCAGGGCATCTGGTGGGAGATCGTCGAAAAGTACAAGGT from Zhihengliuella flava includes the following:
- a CDS encoding bifunctional 3'-5' exonuclease/DNA polymerase — its product is MPTPMPRPAFIAVATAATGEARDFDVHALRGEAASANNRSQKESLRAAGDFSEEEPAGVVLLLGPDARPLAAPMRFSYQDIGDLVTWGEGRGARWVWESTRYWYGMFLSDSMTLAKCWDVGLSRTILRRSPVTQAGEYAANAPAPDDALDQAAPSPTAPPAQGSLFAAPSPRGAPVEQVAAEFAAQRAALPNTPAGRKLHLLLTAESTGALIAAEIRATGMPWDRQRHLELLAEQLGPRPAEGHRPARLEAAADELRQRLEAPRLNPDSPQEVLRALHRAGIDAKSTSAWELAEYHHPALEALEAYKKLSRLYTANGWAWLDAWIRENRFWPDYTVGGVVTGRWSARGGGALQIPATVRSAVRAEYGHRLVVADAAQLEPRILAAMSQDQALAIASTGSDLYQAVANRGFGGDRADAKLAMLGAMYGQTSGEAGRLMPQLRRTYPDAVGLIDAAARAGEAGRTVATFLGRGSPGPDEAFVAAHRAAGALDAGAAEQQRAEQVARTRGRFTRNFVVQGTAAEWALCWLGQIRLGLRQRLPDLSSRIVFFLHDEVMLHVPEQQVSTVVEIVEQAAATATELVFRHDLVETPVSVVVVDSYDQAK
- the nth gene encoding endonuclease III — encoded protein: MPAAASPAPSDLALKRRARKTYRELVEAYPYAVPELDFSNPFELLVATVLSAQTTDVRVNAITPALFARFPDAQAMASADPGALEEIIRPTGFYRAKAKNLLALAQRLVDSHGGQVPPRLADLVKLPGVGRKTANVVLGNAFGVPGITVDTHFGRLAQRFGWTQETDPVKVEHAVGDLFEKRDWTMLSHVVVFHGRRVCHARKPACGACPVAHLCPSFGVGEPEPVAARKLLKYELAPGRQELLELMRAGRTRRELRAMGYGLDA
- a CDS encoding CpaF family protein, encoding MKRPLDTRILELVRTRALEQGGVLTGADVADAVRASGLVVGSGSASEVIRLLQEELTGLGPLQVHADSVAVTDVLVDEAGWVWTDGADGLTRQPDQLSPEDVIRLATRLFTSCGQRLDEAAPYGDVVVDHYRIHAVLPPIAAAPLLSIRVRRTTSARLDELVGDHDGWSAVLRALVTSRANFLISGGTGSGKTTLLSALLAEVGPAERLVICEDARELAPAHPHVIGMQTRPGNVEGAGSVGLSELVAESLRMRPDRLIVGECRGAEVRDFLAAMNTGHDGAGGTIHASGAEAVPARLLAMGALAGMSPESTAVQAASAIDYIVHLRAGAPRGPAQLAALDLDDTAGQARLRIRPLAVDEDGTLANVPGAEAALDALLGASAATPARRTPA
- a CDS encoding NUDIX hydrolase, which produces MTRLPAARAALESLAARHAELAAAGQADPRLPSSWRFARPDPAGLRHAAVLILFGRLDDQPAHNPHEVVPEDLDVLFVQRADTLRQHAGQVAFPGGKVDPGDDGAIGAALREAEEETGLDPAGVDVIGELNETELPVSNFLVTPVLGWWARPSAVGVVDPGESAHVFRVPVADLLDARHRVSAVVVRGENRYASPAFSVDDTPLIWGFTAIVLSRLFDELGWTLPWDATRELRVN
- the acs gene encoding acetate--CoA ligase; amino-acid sequence: MHETRAFEPSADFAAHAVADASRYERAQADRLGYWADRAREVLTWDTDFTETLDWSDAPVAKWFVGGKVNAAYNALDRHVEAGHGDRVAIYFEGATGDSATYTYAELTTAVKQAANAFESLGVSKGDRVAVYLPMIPEAVITMLACARIGAIHSVVFGGFSADALRSRIDDAEAKLVVTADGTWRRGKPSTLKPAVDEALTAPGHSVENVLVVKRNGEETAWNADLDRWWHDVVPAASEEHTAEAHDAEHPLFILYTSGTTGKPKGILHTTGGYLVQSAATHKDTFDLHPESDVYWCTADVGWVTGHSYVTYAPLINGSTQVMFEGTPDSPHQGIWWEIVEKYKVSLLYTAPTAIRTCMKWGREIPDGYDLSSLRVLGTVGEPINPEAWMWYRDVIGGNAGKNGEKKDHPAPIVDTWWQTETGSHMIAPLPGVTATKPGAAQVAVPGIAIDVVDEMGESVEHGQGGLLVIREPWPSMLRGIWGDPQRFKETYWSRFDGMYFAGDGAKYDEDGDLWLLGRVDDVMNVSGHRLSTTEIESALVAHEKVAEAAVVGAKDPTTGEAVVAFVILRGGVEQGDDIVAELRSHVGQQIGPIAKPRHVLVVPELPKTRSGKIMRRLLKDVAEGREVGDATTLADPTVMTKIAEDMRK